CAGGTGGTGATAATCCCATGTTGGGTGTAATTAGTGCGACTGCTAGAGTAATACAAAAAAAAGTCCTGGAAAGAAGTGGATATATCGGTTACAAAAATTCTCATAGAGCAGAAGCTGGAACTAAGTGTTTTGTAGTATCGTGTGGATATGCAGATGGATATAGTAGAGGTTTAAGTAATAAAGGTTTTTGCTATGCAGGTGGATCTTATCTGCCTGTAGTTGGGATAATTAGTATGGATCTTGTAGTGTTTGATGCTTCTAAGCTTTCAGAAGAAATGTTTAATTCTGTTGAACATGTAGAATTATTAGGTGACAATATAAAGATAGACGAAGTTGCAAAACATGCTGGCACTATATCTTATGAGATTATCGCGACAAAATTTGGTAAGCGTTGTAATAGGATTTATATAGACTGAAGATGAATAATTTTTGGATGAGACCTAATTTTCTGCAAATGATTGGATTTCTTTGTTCCATATTATCTGCGGCATGTGGTAGAGTAGCAATCTTTACTGCAGGGGTTTTATATTCTGTTATGAAGCCACCATTCCATCTTAGAGCTTTTTTAAGGCAGATGGTAGAAATCGGGTATTATTCATTGCCAGTTGTTGGTCTGACTGCACTTTTTACAGGTGCTGTACTGGCTTTGCAGAGTTACACTGGTTTTGCTAGAATAAATGCTTCAAGTGCTGTTGCTTCGGTCGTTGCACTTTCAATTACTAGAGAGCTTGGTCCTGTGCTTGCAGGATTGATGTTGGCTGGTAGAATTTCGGCAGCGATTGCAGCTGAAATAGGAACTATGCGTGTAACAGAGCAAATAGATGCGCTTTATACTCTTAGTACTGATCCAATGAAATATTTAGTGGTACCGAGGGTCTTGGCTGGAGTATTAATGCTTCCAATTTTGGTTTTGGTTGCAGACATAATAGGGGTTTTTGGTGGATATTTGATCGCAGCCTATAAATTAGGTTTCTCACCCGAGATGTATTTAATAAATACTGTTAATATACTTGAGTTTAGTGATATTTTTTCTGGGGTAATTAAGGCTTGTGTCTTTGGGTTCATAGTTTCATTGATTGGGTGTTTTTGTGGATATTTCTCAAAAGGTGGAGCTCAAGGAGTTGGCAGTGCTACAACATCTGCTGTAGTGCTATCTTCTATAATGATTTTATTAGCAAATTACATAATTACTGGATTATTATTCTAAGATGAGTATTAACTGAAAATTGCAATCTAATTCATTGATTAAATTTGCGTTGTTTAATTATAAAATTTGTTCTATCTATTAAAGTATGTTAAGTAAAGTGATTAATATGGGTAAAATCTATATTTTATTGTCCATATTTAATGTGGGGTATTCAGCTTAAATTATTATATGCATTCAAGAGTCAAAATAGAAGTCAAAGGCTTGAATAAGACATTTGGAGCTAATCATGTTCTAAAAAATATAGATCTTGATATTAGATATGAAGAGTCGCTTGCAGTAATTGGAGGCTCAGGAAGTGGTAAATCTGTGTTGCTGAGATGTATAGCAGGCCTTTTTATTCCTGATGATGGAAGCTCCGTTACAATAGATCATGAAATTGTAACATATAAACATATATCACAACGTACCAGTTTTGCTAAAAAATTTGGTATGTTATTTCAAAATGGAGCTTTGTTTGATAGTTTGCCAATATGGCAAAATGTTGCCTTTGGTTTACTGAGAGTAGGAAAATTTAGTAAGGATGAAGCAAGAAAGATTGCTGTAGACAAGCTTACAATGGTGGAATTGAATAGTAACATAATAGATTTATATCCATCTGAGCTTTCTGGCGGAATGCAAAAGAGAGTCGCTCTTGCAAGAGCGATTGCAACTGAGCCAGAAATAATATTCTTTGATGAACCAACATCAGGTCTTGACCCAATTACCGCAAGATCAATTACTAAGTTGATTAAGGATTTAGCAAGACATCTACATGCAACAACTGTTATAATTACACATGATATGTTTTGTATGCGAAATATATCTGATAAAGTTGCTGTAATAAAAGATGGTCAAATTATTTGGCATGGCAATATAGCAGATATAGAAAAAGTTCAAAATAGCTATATACAGGATTTCATAGCAGTTTGAATTTTTCATAAAAAATTTGGTAAAGATTTATGGAGGCATTGATAATGATAAATAAGTTAATTAAGGAACTTGAAAGTTTAAGTTTGCTAAAGCATCCGTTTTACCAAGCTTGGAATGATGGTATATTAAACAAGGAAATATTAGCTGATTACGCATGTCAATATTTCCATAATGTTGATGCTTTTCCGAGATACTTAAGTACTATTCATTCTAGGTGTTACGATATCAAAATTAGACAGGTTCTGCTAGGTAATCTGGTTGAAGAGGAAAGTGGAGATGAAAATCATCCTGAGCTTTGGAAAAGATTTGCAAGAAGTCTTGGGGTTTCTGATAGCATGATTGAAAGTAGTGTTCCTTATGCGAAAACTAAAGAGTTGATTGATGGTTTTTTTAATATATGCAAAAGCTCTGTTGCGGCAGGTATAGGAGCCCTTTTTGCATATGAGAGGCAGATTCCTGAGATTGCGCAATCAAAAATTGATGGTCTTTGTAAATTTTATAACTTCTCATCTAGTGATGCTGGGTTGAAATTTTTCTATGTGCATATAGAGGCTGATGAGTGGCATTCCCAAGAGTGCGCTCAGCTTATTGAAGCTTTGGATCCGTCTTCGCGAGAAGTGGCTTATAAGGGTGCTGTAAAGGGTGCAAAGTTGCTTTGGCAGTTTCTTGATGGTATTTGTGAATCTGAGGTTTTTAAACGCTATTGTTCAGTTGCTTGTTAGTAAGCATTTCACAAAACCAGTAAAGAATATTTCTTGCAAAGTAGTGGATTACGTATATTGAATTTAAATAATGAGGAAGTGTGGATATTTGATTTATATGCTATTTTTCGTATAGTATTAATTCTGATACTTGCAATCAACATAAATCCTCTAACTTCTTATAGTTATGACGCAGGCGACTAGTTTAGGATAGAGAAAGATATCATGTATTTCTATATCAACTCTTCATTTATTAGAGAGAGACTAATTCAATGACATGTATAAAACATTTGCTCGCAGCAGCTCTCTCTTTACTGCTTTACCTTTTGAGTTCGAATATTGCATTTTCAATGATTATAATAAGAGATGATGAAATAGAATCATTTATATATGATATTGCAAAGCCAATATTTGATACTGCAGGATTAAATAGTAGTGAAATACAGGTATATATAGTACAAGATACTACGTTAAATGCTTTTGTTACAAATAATAAAAAACTATTTTTACATACTGGTCTCATAAGTGAGCTTGATGATGTGAGCGCGTTGATAGGTGTAATAGCACATGAAGCTGGTCATATTGCTGAAGGACATTTTCTAAAAATGAGCGATAATTTAATAGCAGCCGTACAAAATATGACTCTAACTAGTATAGCAGCTATACTTGCGGGGGCTGCTGCCAATAGTCCTGAAGTAACTGCTGGAATTATTTTGGGACAATATAATGTCCAACATAGGTTGCTTCTTAGTTATTCCAGAACGCAGGAATATGCGGCAGACAGAGCTTCTGCAAAATATCTTGCAAAGCTTGGAGTCAGCATGCAGCCAATGATTGATTTACTTAAAAAAATTGCTGCGAGTAATGATGGTGATTTTTATTCAAAAGAAGGGCGGTACTTGGCAACGCATCCAAGCTCTGTTAGTAGGATTAATGCCCTGCAAAGTTTTATTACGCCTAAAAAGCAGCAACCTGTTTATGATTATAAAGATCTACAAAGACGTTATGAGCTGCTGAACGCGAAACTAAAATGTTTTGCTGAGCAAAATAACCACTCATGTAATAATGTTATAAATGGAAAAAATGCTGAAGCAACCAAGTATGCAAATGCAATCAATTATTACAATCATGACGATACAAAAATGGTATTAGCACAAATTGATGAATTAATGCGCATCAATCCAAAATCGCCATACTATAATGAATTAAAAGGTGATGTTTTTTATAAGAATGGTAACTTTTTATCTGCGGTTTCATATTATAAGAAGGCTTTAAAACTGCAGAAGGATAGCTCAAAATTTGTAAATGGTATAAGGCTTCAGCTTGCAGTAGCATTGCTTGCAGTTGGTGATAAACATTTAATAAGTAAGGCTTTAAGTTCCATCCATGAGATAGTAGTGCGAGATTCAAAAAATATTGAAGCATTCACACAACTTAGCATTGCTTATTTCAAGTTGGATAATGAATACATGGCAAATTTGGCTTTAGCAAAGAATGCTATTTTGAAGTCTGACAAAAGCTTGGCTAAACGTTTGTTGAAGATTGCAGAGTGCAGTAAGCATTCAATTAACGATAATAAACAGGCAAAAATTATTGGTATTGATAAAGATTCTTTATCTAAAGATCTTGATGTAATGGAACAGTCTTAATGTATATTCGCTATATTTCAAAAATTAGCGCTTCTTCAAGAGTATTAAAAATCAATTTTTGGCGTATAGACTTTATATATTTGCGAAGAAATAAATGAAGTAATATGTGAAATCAAGCCAAGAAAGTACGCGCAAATGGCTTTGCCGGCCACTACCTACAAAATCCATAAGATTTTTGGCAATTTTACCATGTTTTCTGCTGGACTTTAGGTGCATCATAATTGCTTGCAATCAGTATAAATCTTGCGCGCCTTAGAGTTACAGCATAAATCTATAAGGTGTAGACTTTTTGTAATACAGAATACACTGCATCAAGAAAATCCTGAAACTGATTAGCCACTTTGTGTATTGCATGTTTAATTTTAAACCAATAGTGTTCTATAGGATTTAGATCTGGGCTATAAGTAGGCAGAAATAATATACTGCAACCTGCAGATTCTATTAATTCTCTAACTTTAGTATTCTTATGAAAGTTAATATTATCCATAACAACTATCTGACCTTCCTTTAATTCTTTAATAAGTACATGTTCCACATAGGATAAAAAAACAGCAGTATTGCAAGTACCTTCAAATAATACAGGCGCTATGATCTGCTTGCTGCAGAGTCCAGCAATCATACTAACTCGTCTATTATGCTGATAAGCTCTCTTGCCATAACATCTACTACCCTTCGTACTCCAGCCATATAATGGACAAGCATTATCATCTATCCCTGATTCATCTAAAAACACCAACTGTTCTTTATTGAACTTGTTGAGTGCTTTTATAAATTCACTCCTTGCTCCATCGTCCCTTTTGGGATGCACAAAAGTTTTTTTTATAGCTGTAGCCTAATTTCTTTAATAACCTCAGCACACTCGTAGGACTTACAGGCTCATGCCATAACTTTGCAAGCTCTACAGAGCTCTTATCATTATGCTCTTCTACTAATCTCTTAAATCTTTCTGTATCTTTAATAATTAAGCGATGACCTACCTGATAGCCAGTCTTTGCCTTCACATCTCCAGTCGTTTTCTTTAGTTTCTTCCATGCGATTACCTAAGTTGCGGTTTATATTAAATAATCTGCTCGCTTCTTTAATTGTTCCTTTATTTTCAAGAAAATTAATTACTTTAACTCTTAAATCGTATGAATATGATGATGCCATAGTTTTTATTTTACTATAAACTATCATACTATTAATAGTCTACACCTTATAGCTCGATGCTGTATAACACAGGTGACTATCTAGTCAAGGCAATATAAAAGCTGCTTTCATTAAAAAGCTACTCACTCTTTTTGTACTTTGGCTTATAATTTTCATCATGCTTTGCAAGCAATTCAGTTGCATAAAATATATTATCCGAATAATCTATGTTACCAAAGACGACTGCTCCACTTCCCTCTCTAAAAAGACTCGGCACGACTCCATTGTATATAACAGTAATTTCCGCTAAGTTATCAGTTAAAACAAATTTGATGGCTCCATCATTGAGATAAGAAACACAATCTTTTTTTACAAGTCCACCAACTCTGAAGCTTTTATCTGAGCCACTTTTTTCCGCATATACTTCAGATGGTGATAGAAAAAACACTATGTTATCATCAAATACTTTCAATATTATGAATACTGCTATACACACCATCGACAAAGCACTAATGACTATTAATTTTCTGTAGGTTGATCTCCTCATATTAGGAACATTATAGAATTTATGTTGTAATATATCACATAACCACATAGTCTGTCCGTCAAAATCCATAAGGTTTTTGGCAATTTTTCACTGTTTCTGCAGGACTTTTGGTGTATCATCATTTGCTTGCAGATGAGACACCTATCCTTTTAGAATTATGACGTAATGACTACATCAGTATAACTTTATATTTTCAGTAAATTTGCTGCATCCAAATTAACTTAAAACATTTCAAGACACAAAAAATTATGCGATTTTTATTATGATGAAAATTTCAAATCAAAGCTCTATGCCAAAACATAAAGTTCTAAGCATCAGTAACTTATATGACAGATTTAAAAGACACACTCAACTAGGATTTTATTAACTTGCATACAAATGATTTTATCGTTATTAGTGTTTAGACTTTTTCTATATACACAATTAGTATGACCGAAGAGTTAAATGAGTTACTAAAAATGCAGGATTTTTTGATTTCACAAGATAGGCAAGATATCAAATCGAATATGATAACTGGCGCTGAACCATTTGTATTATTTCAGCTATATAAGAAGCACAAACGTATATTGTACATAGTAGAAAAAGATGAAATAGCATCATCTATCGAAGAAAGCCTTGCATGCTTTATAGATTGCTCAAAAATAATCAGGATACCAGACTCAGGCTTTTATCCCTATGAACCAATTTCACCAAATCTTATCGACGCACATCTAAAAATACGTGCTCTTTGGGATATATTGCAGCAAAGATCAAACTCAGAATTCATAGTCATTGCTACGATCAATAATTTACTACAAAAACTCCCGCCAAGAGAGTCACTTATAGATAACGTACTTGAGCTTTCTACCAAAGACTCATCAAAATCCGTCAAGTTTACAACAGAGTATCTTGCAGAAGCTGGATACATTAGATCAGATACTGCAATGTATTCTGGTCAATTTGCATCGAGAGGCAGCATAATTGACATAGTATCTGATGAAACTGGCCATGGATATAGGATAGATTTCTTCGGAAACTCCATATCAGGTATAAAATTATTTGACCCAGCTTCGCAGCTGAGTAATAAAAAAGTAGACAAAATAACTATATTACCTATGAGTGAGATTGTTTTTAATAACAAGAACATCTCTACATTTCAAAAGGAGTATGAGAAATACTTCGGCATGGGCAGCAACCCATCACATAACTCAACTATTTCTAAAGTAAGGGAATACGGGATAGAGAATTGGCTACCTCTGTTTTATACAGAAGCAGAAAGTCTGCTTGAATACATGCCAAAACAATATCTCTGTATTTTTGATAACAACATACTTTCTAAAATAGAGCCTCTTTATAATAAGATAGTTGAAAATTACAATTTTAGAATAGCAACTCCACCACAGGAACTAACATACAGACCAATTGTTCCGTCTAAGCTTTTTTTGATGGAAACAGAGCTGAAAGAGAAGTTAGAAAATTTGGAGAATAAGACGGTATTATTTACCAAGAATCCAAGCGCGCGCAGTGAAAACACAGATATCACTGCTGTACAAGTGCATCTTGCATATACAAACTCGGAAAATAAGACACGCATTGAGAAATATGCAGAGTACATCAATAGCTTTATACAAGAGAATCCCTATTCATGCGTTTTAATAGCAAGTGCCAATATAACCAGCATAGAAAGAATAAAGGGAGAATTTCTGCATTATGGCACTGAAGTTTTAGAGATTTGCAACATTGATGAAATTTCATTGCTTGGAAAAAAAGTTGGCATCATAAAAATGCATGTGGATGAAAACTTCACATATCAATTAGACAAGAATCTGATATTGGTCATAGCAGATCATGCAATATTTCCATCCAATCAACATTATAGGAAGAATAAACAACAAAAAGATGCAAAACGTATTATACAAGAACTAAGTCAGCTACAAGTAGGAGAACCTGTTGTACATTCAGAATACGGCCTTGGTATATTTAAAGGGTTAAAAGAGCTTGAAATTAATCATGTTATACACGATTTTCTTGAGATATCATACTTCAATGACGATAAGCTTTACCTTCCGGTAGAAAATTTTGAACTGCTCAGTAAATACGGACAAACCGAATCAAATATACAACTCGATAAGCTCGGCGCTGCTAGTTGGCAAATGCGCAAAGCAAGACTCAGAGAGCGAATCAAACTTGCAGCGGAAGTATTAATAAAAACAGCTGCGCTTAGAAATGAATCTACAGCAACACCTATCAATATAGATAGCCAAATATATGAAAAGTTCTGCTTAGGGTTTCCTCACACCGAAACCAATGATCAAAAGCGTGCTATTGAGGATACACTAAACGATATAGCATCCGATACTCCAATGGATAGACTAATCTGCGGAGACGTTGGATTTGGGAAAACTGAGGTTGCACTAAGAGCTGCAGCTGCTGCAGTCTTGGGGATAAACAATGTACAAGTTGCAGTAGTCGTTCCAACAACGCTTTTATCAAGACAACACATGTCAACTTTCAAAAAAAGATTTGAAGGATGGCATGTATCAATAGCACAACTCTCAAAATTTACAAAAAACAGTGAAGCAAAGAAGATTAAAGAATCTATTAAGAAAGGTGAAGTTGATATAGTAATAGGCACTCATGCACTGCTTGCAAAAGATCTAGCATTCAAAAATTTAGGGCTTGTAATAATAGATGAAGAACAGCATTTTGGGGTAGAACAAAAGGAAAAACTTAAGCAACTCAAAAAGAATGCACATATTTTAACGCTTTCTGCGACACCTATACCAAGAACCCTACAAATGTCTATTGTTGGAATTAAGGAACTTAGTATTATAGCAACTCCACCAGTAGAAAGACAAGCAGTGAAGACATTTGTCATTCCATACGATGAAATAACGATTAAAACTGCTCTTCTTAACGAAAAAGCAAGAAATGGTAGAGTATTTTACATCACCCCTAGAATTGCTTATCTAGACAAAATAGCGCTGCAGTTATCAAAACTTGTGCCTGATATGAAGATTGCGATTGCAAATGGCAAGATGAATGCAAAGGCACTGGATGATATAATGAATGATTTTTATGACGGTAAATATGATATATTGCTAAGTACTTCTATCATAGAATCTGGACTTGATATCCCTTCTGCAAATACACTAATTATAGATCGCGCAGATATGTTTGGACTTGCGCAGCTCTATCAAATAAGAGGAAGAGTCGGTAGAAGTAACATACCCGCGTTTGCATATCTTACTATACAAAAAGGCGGCAAAATTACTGATATGGCAGAGAAAAGATTATCAATAATGCAATCACTAAGTGAGCTTGGATCTGGCATGAATCTCGCAAGTTATGATATGGATATTAGAGGATCTGGAAACTTACTTGGCCAGGAACAATCTGGACATATTAAAGAGGTAGGAATCGAATTATATCAAACGATGCTAGCAGAAGCTATAGAAGCACTAAAGTCAGACCCAGAAAGTACTAGTATCAAAGAGGAATGGAGTCCTGTAATTAACCTTGATATCGCAATACAAATTCCAATGTCATATATAGCTGATGATTCTCTCAGGCTTTCTTTATACCGCAGGATATCAAATTTAGCAAATCATCAAGAGATAGAATCGTTGATATCTGAAATGACTGATAGATTTGGCAAAGTCCCGCAAGAAACATTAAATCTCTTTAAAGTCGTAGAGCTGAAGCAATATCTCAAAGATGCAAATATTGCACAGCTTGACCTTGGAAAGAATGGGATGCTTTTAAAGTTTCATGATAAGGATTTAATTGATCATGAGAGGATTATGAGTTTTATTACACTACGCAATGATTGTAAATTAAGACCTGATAATTCTCTTTTTGTGGAGTTTGTACGAAAAGAAAATCATATAGAAAATATTGAGATGATAAAAGAACTCATAGCTTCGTTAACTATGCAATTTGTTAAGACAAAATGAAAAGACAAAATTCCCTCCTTCTCAAACTATTCTTTAAAGAAACAGGTTTCAAATTTTTTCACCGTTTTATTTCCAATAGATTTCTTCTGAAACTTATTCCAATGAGACAAGTGCAAGGAGCTCAAGTTGTACACGAAGTACATGAGCATCTGAACGCAGGATCAACAAAGCAATTGGCTACTGGCATAAAGTTTCCGAAGCGGTTTAATGTAAAAAATATTGGGTTATACCGCTATATATCATCTATATTTCTAGGTTTCTTCTTTTCTTTAGCATTTCCGCCTTTCGATCTTTTTATATTTGTACCGATCTGCTTATCGTCACTTCTATTTATCACATGCAAAACATCCAGCATAAAAGAAAGATTCATGATTGGATTTTGCTTTGGATTTGGACATTTTACTACAAGTCTATACTGGATATCAAACTCACTTCTTGTTGAGCCTGACAAATTTCTCTGGCTTATACCATTTGCACTATTTGGAATTCCAGCTGGATTATCCTGCATTATTAGTATTTTACCTATAATATGGCATCCATTTATTAAGATTTTTCTAATTGACACAAAGCAGCAGGAAAATCTTACATACAGCAAAAAAGTTATATTCTCACTAACGTGCGTTTTATTTTTTGGAAGCTCTTGGACGCTGATTGAACTATTTCGAAGCTATGCTTTTGATTTCCCATGGAATTTAATAGGATATACAAGTAATGCTTCTAATAAAATTATGCAGCTTGCTTCAGTCGTTGGTATATATGGCCTTAGCTTCATTATATCTTGCTTTGGTTTCGCATTTTATACAAGAAACATAGCAACCATAGCAATTTTTTCATCAATAATGATCTTTGCTTATATATATGGAGAATTCAGGCTGCAAGAAAGAGGGAGGGAGATGAACCTGGATCCAATCTATGGAAAACAAGTATGCTTGACAGAAGACGAGAAGGAAAAAATAACAGAATATAATAA
This region of Candidatus Lariskella endosymbiont of Epinotia ramella genomic DNA includes:
- the mfd gene encoding transcription-repair coupling factor, with product MTEELNELLKMQDFLISQDRQDIKSNMITGAEPFVLFQLYKKHKRILYIVEKDEIASSIEESLACFIDCSKIIRIPDSGFYPYEPISPNLIDAHLKIRALWDILQQRSNSEFIVIATINNLLQKLPPRESLIDNVLELSTKDSSKSVKFTTEYLAEAGYIRSDTAMYSGQFASRGSIIDIVSDETGHGYRIDFFGNSISGIKLFDPASQLSNKKVDKITILPMSEIVFNNKNISTFQKEYEKYFGMGSNPSHNSTISKVREYGIENWLPLFYTEAESLLEYMPKQYLCIFDNNILSKIEPLYNKIVENYNFRIATPPQELTYRPIVPSKLFLMETELKEKLENLENKTVLFTKNPSARSENTDITAVQVHLAYTNSENKTRIEKYAEYINSFIQENPYSCVLIASANITSIERIKGEFLHYGTEVLEICNIDEISLLGKKVGIIKMHVDENFTYQLDKNLILVIADHAIFPSNQHYRKNKQQKDAKRIIQELSQLQVGEPVVHSEYGLGIFKGLKELEINHVIHDFLEISYFNDDKLYLPVENFELLSKYGQTESNIQLDKLGAASWQMRKARLRERIKLAAEVLIKTAALRNESTATPINIDSQIYEKFCLGFPHTETNDQKRAIEDTLNDIASDTPMDRLICGDVGFGKTEVALRAAAAAVLGINNVQVAVVVPTTLLSRQHMSTFKKRFEGWHVSIAQLSKFTKNSEAKKIKESIKKGEVDIVIGTHALLAKDLAFKNLGLVIIDEEQHFGVEQKEKLKQLKKNAHILTLSATPIPRTLQMSIVGIKELSIIATPPVERQAVKTFVIPYDEITIKTALLNEKARNGRVFYITPRIAYLDKIALQLSKLVPDMKIAIANGKMNAKALDDIMNDFYDGKYDILLSTSIIESGLDIPSANTLIIDRADMFGLAQLYQIRGRVGRSNIPAFAYLTIQKGGKITDMAEKRLSIMQSLSELGSGMNLASYDMDIRGSGNLLGQEQSGHIKEVGIELYQTMLAEAIEALKSDPESTSIKEEWSPVINLDIAIQIPMSYIADDSLRLSLYRRISNLANHQEIESLISEMTDRFGKVPQETLNLFKVVELKQYLKDANIAQLDLGKNGMLLKFHDKDLIDHERIMSFITLRNDCKLRPDNSLFVEFVRKENHIENIEMIKELIASLTMQFVKTK
- a CDS encoding CADD family putative folate metabolism protein — its product is MIMINKLIKELESLSLLKHPFYQAWNDGILNKEILADYACQYFHNVDAFPRYLSTIHSRCYDIKIRQVLLGNLVEEESGDENHPELWKRFARSLGVSDSMIESSVPYAKTKELIDGFFNICKSSVAAGIGALFAYERQIPEIAQSKIDGLCKFYNFSSSDAGLKFFYVHIEADEWHSQECAQLIEALDPSSREVAYKGAVKGAKLLWQFLDGICESEVFKRYCSVAC
- a CDS encoding MlaE family ABC transporter permease; its protein translation is MRPNFLQMIGFLCSILSAACGRVAIFTAGVLYSVMKPPFHLRAFLRQMVEIGYYSLPVVGLTALFTGAVLALQSYTGFARINASSAVASVVALSITRELGPVLAGLMLAGRISAAIAAEIGTMRVTEQIDALYTLSTDPMKYLVVPRVLAGVLMLPILVLVADIIGVFGGYLIAAYKLGFSPEMYLINTVNILEFSDIFSGVIKACVFGFIVSLIGCFCGYFSKGGAQGVGSATTSAVVLSSIMILLANYIITGLLF
- a CDS encoding M48 family metalloprotease, with the protein product MIIIRDDEIESFIYDIAKPIFDTAGLNSSEIQVYIVQDTTLNAFVTNNKKLFLHTGLISELDDVSALIGVIAHEAGHIAEGHFLKMSDNLIAAVQNMTLTSIAAILAGAAANSPEVTAGIILGQYNVQHRLLLSYSRTQEYAADRASAKYLAKLGVSMQPMIDLLKKIAASNDGDFYSKEGRYLATHPSSVSRINALQSFITPKKQQPVYDYKDLQRRYELLNAKLKCFAEQNNHSCNNVINGKNAEATKYANAINYYNHDDTKMVLAQIDELMRINPKSPYYNELKGDVFYKNGNFLSAVSYYKKALKLQKDSSKFVNGIRLQLAVALLAVGDKHLISKALSSIHEIVVRDSKNIEAFTQLSIAYFKLDNEYMANLALAKNAILKSDKSLAKRLLKIAECSKHSINDNKQAKIIGIDKDSLSKDLDVMEQS
- the ccmE gene encoding cytochrome c maturation protein CcmE, translated to MDFDGQTMWLCDILQHKFYNVPNMRRSTYRKLIVISALSMVCIAVFIILKVFDDNIVFFLSPSEVYAEKSGSDKSFRVGGLVKKDCVSYLNDGAIKFVLTDNLAEITVIYNGVVPSLFREGSGAVVFGNIDYSDNIFYATELLAKHDENYKPKYKKSE
- a CDS encoding ABC transporter ATP-binding protein, translated to MHSRVKIEVKGLNKTFGANHVLKNIDLDIRYEESLAVIGGSGSGKSVLLRCIAGLFIPDDGSSVTIDHEIVTYKHISQRTSFAKKFGMLFQNGALFDSLPIWQNVAFGLLRVGKFSKDEARKIAVDKLTMVELNSNIIDLYPSELSGGMQKRVALARAIATEPEIIFFDEPTSGLDPITARSITKLIKDLARHLHATTVIITHDMFCMRNISDKVAVIKDGQIIWHGNIADIEKVQNSYIQDFIAV